The following are encoded together in the Pseudoalteromonas piscicida genome:
- a CDS encoding HPP family protein has protein sequence MTQTVADLMTADPFAVIAENTLQDAHNLMKEKNVRHIPVIDEAGSLVGMLTQKIMIAKVMGIMATYGANALARKEKQTKVQDIMATDFASVRPGQSLQDVVRFFVDNRHGCMPVVDEQNKLVGILTSSDFVRLAAALLS, from the coding sequence ATGACCCAAACCGTAGCTGATTTAATGACCGCAGATCCTTTCGCAGTGATTGCTGAAAATACCTTGCAAGATGCGCATAATTTAATGAAAGAAAAAAATGTCCGTCACATTCCAGTGATTGACGAGGCTGGATCCTTGGTTGGTATGCTCACGCAAAAAATTATGATCGCCAAGGTAATGGGAATAATGGCAACCTATGGCGCAAATGCACTTGCAAGAAAAGAGAAGCAAACAAAAGTACAAGATATTATGGCGACCGATTTTGCGAGCGTGCGCCCAGGTCAATCACTACAAGATGTAGTGCGCTTTTTTGTCGATAATCGCCATGGCTGTATGCCTGTGGTAGACGAGCAAAACAAGTTGGTTGGTATACTAACATCATCAGACTTTGTGCGACTCGCCGCAGCACTATTGTCTTAA
- a CDS encoding DUF2987 domain-containing protein yields MKKLLMLGAVASLLCNSVFAAERSVEYGEINQILDLIANKAQSQYILSKFTVEVKQPDIALEDVKLWLEQDGKVIANGIIDKDGNIDLPILPQSRADKVNLVINQEKDAVAILVNTDIASLTKQQVMYRDLFILLEDMDAFVDLMAGGLSWLAPSFDELEFTFTEPASIQFVDAKGKTQKFVTDDELKIQIPNKKKWMKQNPSLQFSALPTHFAPID; encoded by the coding sequence ATGAAAAAGTTACTGATGTTAGGTGCTGTTGCGAGCTTACTTTGCAATTCGGTTTTCGCCGCTGAGCGAAGTGTTGAGTATGGTGAGATTAATCAAATTCTAGATTTAATCGCCAACAAAGCGCAGTCGCAATATATCTTGTCTAAATTTACTGTGGAAGTGAAGCAGCCTGATATCGCGCTAGAGGATGTTAAACTTTGGCTGGAGCAAGATGGTAAGGTCATTGCCAATGGTATCATAGATAAAGACGGCAATATTGATCTACCTATTCTCCCGCAGTCACGTGCTGATAAAGTTAATTTAGTGATCAATCAAGAAAAAGATGCCGTTGCGATTCTGGTCAATACGGATATAGCGTCGTTGACTAAGCAGCAAGTTATGTATCGCGATTTGTTTATTCTTCTAGAGGATATGGATGCTTTTGTTGATCTCATGGCTGGCGGCTTATCTTGGCTTGCTCCAAGCTTTGATGAACTCGAGTTTACTTTTACCGAACCCGCATCAATTCAGTTTGTAGATGCAAAAGGTAAAACTCAAAAGTTTGTGACAGATGATGAGTTGAAGATCCAAATCCCTAATAAGAAAAAGTGGATGAAGCAAAATCCATCCTTGCAATTTAGTGCCTTACCAACGCACTTTGCGCCCATTGACTAG
- a CDS encoding GNAT family N-acetyltransferase, which yields MIIIRKFQSGEEAVLRKLMFDTIRSINIQHYSNSQVNAWAHSDVADKSWQDRLRSNQPLVAVLNGKIVGFADIQAGGLIDHFFCHAEHQGQGIGKALMLALLEQSKKINTTHLFSHVSKTAKPFFEHFGFQVVKEQQVNVRGEVLTNYLMEKDMPAR from the coding sequence ATGATTATCATCAGAAAGTTTCAAAGCGGCGAAGAAGCCGTGTTACGCAAGCTTATGTTTGACACAATACGCTCGATAAATATACAGCATTACTCCAATAGCCAAGTTAATGCATGGGCACATAGCGACGTTGCCGATAAAAGCTGGCAAGACCGGTTAAGGAGTAATCAGCCCCTTGTCGCCGTGCTAAATGGTAAAATTGTTGGCTTTGCCGATATCCAAGCTGGTGGCCTTATTGATCACTTTTTTTGCCATGCTGAACATCAAGGCCAAGGCATAGGTAAAGCACTTATGCTCGCTCTCTTAGAACAAAGCAAAAAAATCAACACAACACACTTATTTTCCCATGTTAGTAAAACGGCTAAACCTTTCTTTGAACATTTTGGTTTCCAAGTGGTGAAGGAACAACAAGTGAATGTTCGTGGCGAAGTGTTAACCAATTATCTGATGGAAAAGGATATGCCCGCCCGCTAG
- a CDS encoding divergent polysaccharide deacetylase family protein, with protein MTFAVPAKQFAIVIDDIGNHQRDLELLSLPGGITFSILPHTPFSQQFAFAASRQQRELLLHVPMQAQDSEKALGPGALTTDMEKWQLQMTLGNALSTLPQVKGVNNHMGSALTEQIEPMKWTMEILKKRGLYFLDSRTTSHSQAQYAANLYGVKNVARQVFLDNDTSPEALNRQWQHMLKLLANHEHVIIIAHPYKETAAFLADKLAELESIDAKLVPVSQLVEQKYVRLAEIAEQHAISGQLRLQE; from the coding sequence ATGACCTTTGCAGTGCCAGCAAAACAGTTTGCCATTGTTATTGACGATATTGGCAATCATCAACGTGACTTAGAGTTGCTGTCATTACCGGGTGGGATCACCTTTTCGATCCTGCCTCATACGCCTTTTTCTCAACAATTTGCTTTTGCAGCCAGCCGCCAACAACGAGAGCTTTTATTACATGTGCCAATGCAAGCACAGGACTCAGAAAAAGCTCTTGGTCCGGGCGCATTAACGACCGATATGGAGAAGTGGCAGTTGCAAATGACACTTGGCAATGCGCTATCGACACTGCCTCAGGTTAAAGGCGTAAACAATCACATGGGCTCAGCATTAACTGAACAAATAGAGCCAATGAAATGGACTATGGAAATATTAAAAAAGCGCGGATTATACTTTTTGGATAGCCGTACTACGAGCCACAGTCAAGCCCAGTATGCAGCCAACCTCTATGGCGTAAAAAACGTTGCTCGGCAGGTTTTTCTAGACAATGACACATCACCTGAAGCACTAAATAGGCAATGGCAACATATGCTTAAACTACTTGCTAATCATGAGCATGTTATTATTATTGCGCACCCATATAAGGAAACCGCAGCCTTTCTTGCAGACAAGTTAGCTGAGCTTGAAAGTATTGATGCCAAGCTTGTTCCCGTGTCTCAACTGGTTGAACAAAAATATGTACGACTTGCAGAAATTGCTGAACAACACGCTATTTCCGGGCAATTACGACTCCAAGAATAA
- a CDS encoding S41 family peptidase, translated as MNRQTRFYALAARYVALLSFLLLLSFSAFSHASTQKFSAQEIDEILYHIHTYYVEDLPLSRYNAGNLSSLFDNLDPYSKYLNEEDLESIFSAANGRYTGLGIEVKEQDNYVIILDTLPNSPAAQAGIESGDKLHAINGANVAGKSIEEVSALLKAANKNLINLVVLRQDELVALELKRQEIVIESVASKLLNDGTGFLSVNSFNHHTYHDVARHINRLQVQLGSPLKKLVIDLRDNPGGTLNSAVAISDLFLDSGTIVTTKGRFYDANQAYIAKRGDILNGAPILVLINNNSASAAEILAAALKDNKRALVVGLRSYGKGSVQSLIPIGNGTTALKLTTARYYTPAGTSIEGKGIEPDVYFTKQALSLLDKSAIITGEESIKTTGIEQLASHWPKALALVQSQ; from the coding sequence ATGAATAGACAAACCCGTTTTTACGCGCTTGCAGCGCGCTATGTTGCATTATTAAGCTTCCTACTTTTGTTAAGTTTTAGCGCTTTTAGTCACGCGTCTACACAAAAGTTTTCGGCTCAAGAAATCGATGAAATCCTGTATCATATCCACACCTATTATGTTGAGGACTTGCCTCTCAGTCGCTATAACGCAGGCAACTTATCGAGCCTCTTTGATAATTTAGATCCCTACTCTAAATACCTCAACGAGGAAGACTTGGAATCCATCTTCAGTGCAGCAAATGGGCGCTACACGGGGCTTGGTATTGAAGTCAAAGAGCAAGATAATTACGTGATTATCTTGGATACCCTGCCCAACTCACCTGCAGCTCAAGCAGGAATAGAGAGCGGTGATAAACTCCACGCAATCAATGGCGCTAATGTCGCGGGCAAATCGATAGAAGAAGTGTCTGCCCTACTCAAAGCCGCAAATAAAAACCTCATCAATTTAGTGGTATTAAGACAAGACGAACTGGTTGCACTTGAGCTTAAACGTCAAGAGATAGTTATTGAAAGTGTCGCCAGTAAACTACTAAACGACGGTACCGGTTTTTTAAGCGTCAACAGTTTTAATCATCACACTTATCACGATGTTGCAAGACACATAAATCGGCTACAAGTACAGTTAGGCAGCCCGTTGAAAAAATTAGTTATTGATTTACGTGACAACCCCGGCGGCACACTTAATAGCGCAGTGGCAATCTCAGATCTTTTTCTAGATAGTGGCACAATCGTCACTACCAAAGGCCGCTTCTATGACGCCAATCAGGCTTACATTGCAAAGCGGGGAGATATTTTAAATGGTGCGCCTATTTTGGTGTTAATCAACAATAATTCCGCTTCAGCGGCCGAGATTTTAGCCGCCGCACTCAAGGATAATAAACGTGCCTTAGTCGTTGGCTTACGTTCCTATGGTAAAGGCTCGGTTCAATCCTTGATCCCGATTGGCAATGGTACTACTGCATTAAAGTTAACGACAGCGAGATACTACACACCAGCAGGTACATCAATTGAAGGTAAAGGCATAGAGCCAGATGTATATTTTACCAAACAAGCGCTTTCCCTGTTGGATAAAAGCGCTATAATCACTGGTGAAGAATCAATCAAAACAACAGGTATTGAACAGCTAGCATCGCATTGGCCTAAGGCGCTAGCGTTAGTTCAATCACAGTAA
- a CDS encoding murein hydrolase activator EnvC family protein, which translates to MPLKTTFHYAALLGAALLMATAPAVANESRTKQDLSEVQQQLKASQQALKKQRGEINSHEAKLKAFELDIAKSAKAISLTEVGIKENQIEQAELKKQESSLLNDKKKFEKILAAQLKSAYMTGSHDYSRMLLNQEHASKLERTIAYYDYLNKARIKQLEQLKSIGQELAQTQAELARTQARLEALQNHQNERLEALKQAQQERQNQLENLNNKLSETRSAIAYLKENEQTLIQTLEELAKAQKEAEVRLDGLAKLKGKMSLPTKGRIKHKFGQSKHAGMNWKGVLIGANEGAEIASVAPGQVVYADWLNGFGWVIVLDHGHGFMSLYGHAQTLLRDVGDQVRSGEVIALVGQSGGQRDPGLYFEIRHKGSAVDPIKWCRSS; encoded by the coding sequence ATGCCGTTAAAAACGACATTTCACTATGCCGCACTTCTCGGTGCGGCGTTACTCATGGCAACAGCGCCCGCTGTTGCCAACGAATCTAGAACCAAACAAGACTTAAGCGAAGTTCAACAACAACTCAAAGCCAGTCAACAAGCATTAAAAAAACAGCGCGGTGAAATTAATAGTCACGAAGCAAAGCTCAAAGCCTTCGAACTTGATATTGCCAAAAGTGCCAAAGCTATCTCACTCACAGAAGTTGGAATTAAAGAAAACCAAATCGAACAGGCTGAACTTAAAAAGCAAGAAAGTTCGCTGCTAAACGACAAGAAAAAATTTGAAAAGATCCTTGCGGCTCAGCTAAAAAGTGCCTATATGACGGGCTCTCATGATTATTCCAGAATGTTACTTAATCAAGAGCATGCATCAAAGCTAGAGCGCACCATAGCCTATTATGATTACTTAAATAAAGCACGGATTAAACAGCTCGAACAGCTGAAATCTATCGGCCAAGAATTGGCGCAGACTCAAGCAGAATTAGCACGAACACAAGCACGCTTAGAAGCACTACAAAACCATCAGAATGAACGATTAGAAGCGCTCAAACAAGCGCAGCAAGAACGCCAAAACCAACTCGAGAATCTAAACAATAAACTCAGTGAAACACGCTCTGCTATCGCGTATTTAAAAGAGAATGAGCAAACCTTAATCCAAACCTTAGAAGAGCTTGCCAAGGCGCAAAAAGAAGCCGAAGTACGTTTAGATGGGTTAGCCAAACTCAAAGGCAAAATGAGTTTACCGACCAAAGGTCGCATTAAACATAAATTTGGCCAAAGCAAACATGCAGGCATGAATTGGAAAGGCGTCCTGATTGGTGCAAATGAAGGCGCTGAAATAGCGAGTGTCGCCCCCGGTCAAGTTGTGTATGCAGATTGGTTGAACGGCTTTGGCTGGGTTATTGTGCTCGATCATGGTCATGGCTTTATGAGCCTATACGGCCACGCTCAAACGCTACTTCGCGATGTTGGCGATCAAGTTCGCAGTGGTGAAGTGATCGCTTTGGTAGGACAAAGCGGCGGACAAAGAGATCCTGGTCTATACTTTGAGATACGGCATAAGGGAAGCGCTGTAGATCCGATAAAATGGTGCAGATCCAGTTAA
- the gpmM gene encoding 2,3-bisphosphoglycerate-independent phosphoglycerate mutase, translating into MTAKKKPLVLMILDGWGYREESESNAILAANTPVLDELWRSAPHTLISGSGLDVGLPDGQMGNSEVGHVNLGAGRVVYQDFTRITKAIDDGEFEHNPALVENIDKAVAKGKAVHLMGLLSPGGVHSHEDHIVAAIKLAAERGATVYLHAFLDGRDTPPRSAQASIEKMEALMQSLNCGRLASIIGRYYAMDRDNRWDRVESAYNLMVSGDADFTYSNGVEALQAAYARDENDEFVKASVITAEGQSAATINDGDTVIFMNFRADRARQMTRAFVDADFDGFEKRKAPDLSAFVMMTEYAADIKAPIAFAPEALVNVLGEWLAKHNKTQLRISETEKYAHVTFFFSGGREDLFEGEKRELIPSPQVATYDLQPEMNSEMLTDKLVEAIHSGEFDVIICNYPNGDMVGHSGVFEAAVKACEAVDKCIGHVVAALKESGGEALITADHGNAEQMQNPKTGQAHTAHTSEPVPFIYVGRDAEPQAGKALSDVAPTMLHLLGMEQPREMTGTPIMRLK; encoded by the coding sequence ATGACAGCTAAGAAAAAGCCATTGGTATTAATGATTTTAGACGGTTGGGGCTATCGCGAGGAAAGCGAGAGCAATGCTATTTTAGCAGCCAATACCCCAGTATTAGATGAACTATGGCGCTCTGCTCCGCACACCTTGATTTCAGGTTCAGGCCTTGATGTTGGTCTACCTGATGGGCAAATGGGAAATTCCGAAGTTGGCCACGTTAACCTAGGTGCAGGACGTGTGGTTTATCAAGACTTCACGCGGATCACTAAAGCGATTGACGATGGTGAGTTTGAGCACAATCCTGCTCTGGTTGAGAATATCGACAAAGCAGTGGCAAAGGGCAAAGCCGTTCACCTGATGGGATTATTGAGCCCAGGTGGCGTTCACAGCCATGAAGACCACATTGTTGCAGCAATTAAATTAGCAGCTGAGCGCGGTGCAACCGTTTATTTGCACGCATTTTTGGATGGCCGCGATACACCACCTCGTAGCGCACAAGCGTCAATTGAGAAAATGGAAGCCTTGATGCAGTCACTCAATTGTGGCCGCCTAGCGTCTATTATTGGTCGCTACTATGCTATGGACCGTGACAATCGTTGGGACCGCGTCGAGTCGGCTTATAACTTGATGGTAAGTGGTGACGCTGATTTTACTTATAGTAATGGCGTTGAAGCGCTACAAGCAGCTTACGCTCGTGATGAAAATGATGAGTTTGTTAAAGCATCAGTGATCACCGCAGAAGGACAATCAGCAGCAACTATCAATGATGGTGATACGGTTATCTTTATGAACTTCCGTGCAGACCGAGCGCGCCAAATGACCCGTGCTTTTGTCGATGCTGACTTTGACGGCTTCGAAAAACGCAAAGCACCGGACCTAAGTGCGTTTGTTATGATGACTGAGTACGCCGCCGACATCAAAGCCCCTATCGCTTTCGCGCCTGAAGCACTTGTCAATGTGCTAGGTGAATGGCTAGCTAAGCACAACAAAACTCAGCTGCGTATTTCAGAAACAGAAAAATATGCTCATGTCACTTTCTTCTTTAGCGGCGGTCGCGAAGATCTCTTTGAAGGTGAGAAGCGTGAACTTATTCCTTCTCCACAAGTTGCCACTTACGACTTACAGCCAGAGATGAACTCAGAAATGCTAACTGATAAGTTAGTTGAAGCCATTCATAGCGGTGAATTTGACGTCATTATCTGTAACTACCCGAATGGTGACATGGTTGGACACTCGGGCGTATTTGAAGCTGCGGTGAAAGCATGTGAAGCCGTTGATAAGTGTATCGGTCATGTGGTTGCAGCGTTAAAAGAAAGCGGTGGCGAAGCACTTATTACCGCTGATCACGGTAATGCTGAGCAAATGCAAAACCCTAAAACAGGTCAAGCTCATACCGCTCACACTAGTGAGCCTGTACCATTTATTTATGTGGGTCGTGATGCCGAGCCACAAGCAGGAAAAGCACTAAGCGATGTTGCACCAACAATGCTGCATTTACTTGGTATGGAGCAGCCTAGAGAGATGACTGGCACTCCAATTATGCGTTTAAAATAA
- a CDS encoding rhodanese-like domain-containing protein: MEQYVAFLGNHPVLSIIWVVLAAMLVSSWFKSQFSKIRQINPQQLTMLVNRQDGQVLDMRAAKEFNQGHIAGSEQVNAEKLKQKDFAGLEKHKSKPIILVCNTGMTASAVADNMHKAGFEQVYVLSGGIGAWQSAGLPISNGK; the protein is encoded by the coding sequence ATGGAACAATACGTTGCGTTTTTAGGTAACCATCCGGTACTTAGCATCATTTGGGTTGTGTTAGCCGCGATGTTAGTGAGTAGTTGGTTTAAGAGTCAGTTTTCTAAAATTAGACAAATTAATCCCCAGCAGTTGACTATGCTGGTTAACCGCCAAGATGGTCAGGTACTCGATATGCGTGCAGCAAAAGAGTTTAACCAAGGTCACATTGCAGGTTCTGAGCAGGTGAATGCGGAAAAACTCAAGCAAAAAGATTTTGCTGGTCTTGAAAAACATAAATCTAAGCCCATTATATTGGTCTGTAACACAGGTATGACGGCATCTGCTGTTGCTGATAACATGCACAAAGCTGGATTCGAGCAAGTGTACGTATTATCAGGTGGTATTGGCGCATGGCAAAGTGCGGGTTTACCAATCTCTAACGGAAAATAA
- the grxC gene encoding glutaredoxin 3, protein MSQVVIYTKDYCPFCHRAKALLDAKGVTYTEYDIGAQPELRDEMIEKANGGYTVPQIFIAERHIGGCDDMMALEAQGELDKLLQA, encoded by the coding sequence ATGAGCCAAGTCGTAATTTACACCAAAGACTATTGTCCATTTTGTCATCGTGCAAAAGCACTATTAGATGCAAAAGGTGTCACATACACTGAGTATGATATTGGTGCACAACCTGAGCTTCGTGACGAGATGATCGAAAAAGCCAACGGTGGATATACTGTTCCACAAATTTTTATCGCTGAGCGCCATATTGGTGGTTGCGACGATATGATGGCGCTTGAAGCGCAGGGCGAACTCGACAAGTTATTACAAGCATAA
- the secB gene encoding protein-export chaperone SecB, translated as MAEQNQAAAEQQQEGAQFNIQRIYTKDVSFETPNSPGIFQKEWTPEVKLDMDTRSAKLDDNVFEVVLALTVTATIGEETAFLCEIQQAGIFAIADLEEMQMAHMLGAFCPNILFPYAREAVASLVNRGTFPQLNLAPVNFDALFAQYMQQRAAQAQPEQTADA; from the coding sequence ATGGCAGAACAAAACCAAGCAGCAGCAGAACAACAACAAGAAGGCGCTCAGTTCAACATTCAACGTATCTACACCAAAGACGTATCGTTTGAAACGCCAAACTCACCAGGTATCTTCCAAAAAGAGTGGACACCAGAAGTTAAGCTAGACATGGACACACGTTCAGCAAAGCTTGACGACAACGTATTTGAAGTCGTTTTAGCGCTAACAGTAACGGCAACTATCGGTGAGGAAACCGCATTCCTATGTGAAATCCAACAAGCTGGTATCTTTGCAATTGCAGATCTTGAAGAAATGCAAATGGCACACATGTTAGGTGCATTCTGTCCTAACATCCTATTCCCATATGCGCGTGAAGCGGTAGCTAGCCTAGTTAACCGTGGTACTTTCCCACAGTTAAACCTTGCGCCAGTTAACTTTGATGCATTATTTGCTCAGTATATGCAGCAGCGTGCAGCTCAAGCACAACCTGAGCAAACTGCTGATGCATAA
- the gpsA gene encoding NAD(P)H-dependent glycerol-3-phosphate dehydrogenase, whose product MSTAKSAVTVLGAGSYGTALAICFARNGHQVTLWGRNSEHVEALAAERKNQRYLPDIQFPNTLELEADLETAVKSSECILVVVPSHAFADTLKKIKPMLLENAKVAWATKGLEPNTGRLLQEVALDVLGDDVPLAVLSGPTFAKEMAAGLPTAISVSSICAKFREELAELLHCGRSFRVYSNEDFIGIQLGGAVKNVIAIGAGMSDGFGFGANARTALITRGLAELCRLGCALGARSETFMGMAGLGDLILTCTDNQSRNRRFGLALGTGKSVDEAMSSIGQVVEGYRNTKEVYLLAKRTGIEMPITEQIYQVLYEQKDVKEAAMALLGREKRAE is encoded by the coding sequence ATGAGTACAGCAAAATCAGCTGTAACTGTATTAGGGGCGGGGTCTTATGGCACCGCCCTTGCTATTTGTTTTGCCCGAAATGGTCACCAAGTGACATTGTGGGGGCGCAATAGCGAACACGTTGAGGCGCTAGCAGCTGAGCGTAAAAACCAACGTTATCTTCCTGACATCCAGTTTCCAAACACGCTTGAACTTGAGGCCGATTTAGAAACGGCTGTTAAGTCTAGCGAGTGTATTTTGGTGGTTGTGCCAAGTCATGCGTTTGCAGACACCTTGAAGAAGATTAAACCTATGCTACTTGAGAATGCAAAAGTAGCTTGGGCAACCAAGGGGCTTGAACCAAATACTGGGCGACTATTGCAAGAGGTTGCACTGGATGTGTTGGGTGATGATGTGCCGTTGGCGGTGCTAAGTGGACCTACTTTTGCGAAAGAAATGGCCGCGGGATTACCTACTGCTATTTCAGTGTCTTCGATTTGCGCAAAGTTCCGTGAAGAACTCGCTGAGCTATTGCATTGCGGCCGCTCGTTTAGGGTATATAGCAACGAAGACTTTATTGGTATTCAGCTTGGCGGCGCGGTCAAAAACGTTATTGCAATTGGTGCGGGCATGTCTGACGGCTTTGGTTTTGGTGCGAATGCCAGAACTGCGCTTATCACCCGAGGACTCGCTGAACTTTGTCGTTTAGGATGTGCGTTAGGTGCGCGTTCTGAGACCTTTATGGGTATGGCGGGACTTGGTGACCTAATCCTTACTTGTACGGATAACCAGTCGCGTAATCGCCGCTTTGGTCTTGCACTTGGCACGGGAAAATCGGTCGACGAGGCCATGTCGAGTATAGGTCAGGTAGTCGAAGGCTATCGCAATACCAAAGAAGTTTATCTACTTGCCAAACGTACTGGTATTGAAATGCCGATCACCGAGCAGATCTATCAA